TATAGCTATCGGGCCTGTGGGCCACCCTCCCTGCTGCAGTTGGTATCTTTGTGTTGCAGACTCCCTGGGTGGGGGCTCTGAGGGTCCATGCTTCTGCCCTACACCCTGTAACCTGACTCGCTACGGCAAAGAGATCTCCATGGTCAAGATCCCCAACAGGGGCTCAGCCAGGTACCTGGCAAGGAAGTACAACCGCAATGAGACCTACATTCGGTAAGACATGCCCACATATGAGCTTTGTGGCTAGAGTCTTTCATCAGGCCTGGGGCACAGTAGAGCCTGGGAATGAGCTACCCTCTTTGTGTCTACTGGGTCTCCTGCCAGGAAAGCCATTCACAATCTTTCTAACTGCTATCCTTCGAGTTACATCCTGGTCCACTTCCAGGGAAGCCCTTCCCAGTCCAAGTCTGAGCTGTCACAGCTCCTTGAACATACCCCTGCCGATGCACAGATCCCATTGTTTTAGACCCATTTATATGTCTTTTTCCTCAGATACAgagggagttcaaggccggcctgggctatacgaaaccctttctcagaaaaatatagCAAAAACAACCACAACAGCAAAACCACAAAGCTAATACAGGTAGACCTAGCTCTCTTCGGGAGTCTGAGGTCAGCAGCTCTCCAGCACATAGGGGTCTTAGATCAGGATCAGCTGGACTAGAGATGACTTTGCCAGCTGCCTCAAGACCAGTAGCCCCACACAGGTGTCATTGCATGTCTCCCAGGGAGAACTTCTTGGTCCTGGATGTCTTTTTCGAGGCCCTAACTTCTGAAGCTATGGAACAGCGAGCAGCCTATGGCCTGTCGGCCCTGTTGGGTAAGCCCTGACCCTTGCCCTCACTCATATGTGCCTCACTCCGGCCTGTTCCCACTGACCCTGCCCTCTTGCTCCTCAGGGGACCTTGGGGGACAGATGGGCCTGTTCATCGGGGCCAGCATCCTCACCTTGCTGGAGATCCTTGATTACATCTATGAGGtaggaaagacagagacagtggTACAGGCTCCCGGGTAGGCTAAGGCTCGGGGTTCTAGAAGTGTCTGAGGGTCTGGCTCTGATGAGGCTGGGTGGGGGCATGGGGAGACCCACTGATGGGTTGCTAGGCACCAAGGCCTATAACTGAGGCCCCTTCCACACCCCACCTTGACCTACAAGGTCTCCTGGGATCGAATCAAGAGAGTGTGGCGACGGCCCAAGACCCCACTTCGGACATCCACTGGAGGCATCTCCACTTTGGGGTTGCAGGAGCTTAAGGAACAGGTGGGTGACCTCTCCTGCCAACGTGGAGGGGACCCTCTCCCTAGGGCCACTTCCTGAAAGTTCCTAAGACACcacaggagagaaggaaaagttaTTGTTGAGACTTGAGTACACAATTTGACCACTGTCCCATCCATTCCCttttcattttacagagtccctgTCCGAGCCGGGGCCATGCTGAGGGTGGGGGGGCTAGCAGCCTGCTTCCCAACCATCACCACCCCCACGGTCCTCCAGGAAGCCTCTTTGAAGACTTTGCTTGCTAGGACGGTGCTGTGTGGGGATGTACCCATGAATCTGGGACTCTACCCAGACCCCACACATCTCCAGCTCCTGGGACAGAAGACCTGGGGCAGCCCAGGGCTAAGGGAAGGGGTGGTGCTCACTGAGAGGCCAGGACTGGGGTCCTGCTCTCCCCGACCCAGGCTCAGCTGCCTTGCACCCACACTCCCTGCTCCCGGGTGGGTGTCCAGGAAGGGCTGGAGACCATACTAGAGGCCcctgaggaggggagagaggagaggggaagagggtgaaACCCTGGCCAAGCCCCTCTgtacatttgtatatatttagggactgggtgggggtgggacacagacacagaagGGTGGGGCTGCAGGGGAGGGTGACACAAGATAGTCAGGGTCCCAGTCCTAATGGCAGACTCCTTTGGGACCCAGGCATGTTGGGCTGGTTCTACTTCCCTCTCTCCAGGCCCAGCTCCCTCTTGGCAGGGGGAGTGGGTGGCCCAGCAGGCCTGGCCCAGCTCCCAGTTCCCCCTGCACCAGCCCCACCACAAGTTCCCTCCAAGGGGAGTGGGCGGAAGACCTTTCAGCCCTTGGCTGAGCTTAGggggcgggggagcagccttctcaGGCCTTGCTCCCTACGGACTGGTTTTATAAAGTGCTGGCAAAACTGGGAATAAAGAGGCACAAAAaattctgtgtctgtctgtgtctgtgtgtgtgagagagagaaagagacagagagagagagagcgcccaCATGCACTTGCTGTGGGCTGGGCATCTATGACTTGGTCcctgtaaaagaaaatgaaagctcCACAGACACAGGGCTCTTCCATCCTTACAAGTCAGTTCTCCCTACTCCCAGGCAACTTGCTAAAACTCTGAATTACCAGTCTTCACTCATTAGTCCACACTTAGCCAGTTTATTAAAGCCAGGGTTTCATCATGGATCCAGAGGGAGAAGGTAGATCCCATATCCCTCCTTTCTTAGCTTCCTCCTCCAACAAGTCATCTACAGCCCAGCCCCCAGGACAAGATCCCTGGAACCATGGCTGGCGTTAGGCATAAATACACAGAGGCCACAGCCTGAATCAGCAGCGTCAAGGGGGCAGGGAGActggacaggaaaaaaaatggctctAGGGCATCTTTCTCAGGCTTTGTCCTGAGCCCACAGGcccacaaaacaaaagacaagggACCAGTGGGCTGCCCTAGGGTCTGAGGCTACAGCCAGCCCTGTCCAGCGAGGCTGGCATGTGGCTCCAGGTCACTGGGGAAGAGCAGGGACAGGTGCTCTTAGGTGGCTTAGGTGCTGTTGCCCTGTTCTTGCTCAAAGAGCAGCATGGCAAGCTGGGTGCGGGAGCCGAGGCCCTCGAGCACACTCTGGCGACAGCGGTGGTAAAGGTCCTCACTGAGCCGTGCACTACATGGCTGGGCCCTGTAGTACTGTAGGAGGGCTGGTTCCACTGCCCTCAGCACATGCAAGCTGGAGAAGCGCAGAAACAACTCGTACACATCCATGCTCTCCAgcagctcctcctcctgctcagaCGCTGCCACCAGCCGGCCCCGGGCCGCCACATAGTCGGAGTTGTAGAAGCATGCCTCACTGGCAGCCTGGCGATCAAAGTGGCCAGTGTCTCGGCCCAGTTCTGGTGGTCCAGGGCCCTGTGGTGGAGCCACCGCAGGGTGGAAGGCCTGGAAGTGCATGGGAAAGAAGGCCTGCCAGCCAGAGATGGCGTGCATGCGACAGCGGTTCAGGAAGTCAGGTGTGAGCACTGTGTCTGGCCCGGCCAGCAGGAACAGAGTGTCTAGCGGGTGCTTCTTGGAGAGTAGATCCATGAGACGCAGTGGCGAGGGGGCAGCTGTCTGCACACTGAGCCAGGGCACCCGGGCACCAGGGAAACGCCGTTCCAGCTCTGCCACATGGGCCTTGACAGGGGCGAAGACATCTGCGTGGGCTGCCCGCTGGGCCTGGCGTGGCTCATACAGGAGCAGCAGGGTCAAGGCTGCTGCGTCACCAGGCTCCAGTACCGAAGTGGCAAAGGCTTCTAGGAAGCTGGGAGCCAGGTCACGCTCAGTTGCAGCCAGAGGCAGTAGCACAGTGAGCCTAGAAGCCTCGGTGACATAGGGCACAGGCAAGATCTCCACTCGGCTCAGGGGCCGGAGGAGCTGCACCCTGCGAGTGATGGGCCTGCGGCCACCCTGGGGAGTCAGTGCTTCTAGCTGCAAGTCTAGTGTGTACTCCATGCCCCGGGCTGGATCAAAACGCCGGTAGCCATTCACCAGCTGCTGTTTCTGGAGCCTCAGTGCTGGCTGGTAACGGCGGTTGAGCTCCTCTAAGGCTGTCCCCAGGACATCAGCCACATCGGCCTGGTCAGCCCCACGCAGTGGGCAGCGGGGTGAGCCATCAGCACAGGAGAAAGCATGCTGTTCCGTGAAGTAGTCCCAGCGCAGAACCTCGAAGCGTGAGGCAGGGCGAGATGGTGCTGGAATGCCCACCGGCCAGGCAGAAGCCCGCTCCCCATCAGCAGCCAGTCTGCTGGTGTTCTGGATCTCCCACTGGGCCAGAAAAACAGGCCATGAGCAAAGCAAGTGGTCACATAGTCAGTGTGCATATAGAGGCTGCGTGGGCAGCCAGTGGTACTCAGGGAGGGCCCGCAGTTTCCTGCAAACCTCCACTCACCCGAGGGCCCCACACAGTGTCGCCACAGATTGAGTCAGCTTAAAAGTCAAAGGGGGAGTTTCCTGGAGGTTCCACAGAGGCCTAAGACCTGGCAGTGGGTTTTGCACTGAATTTTTATTCCCTAAGGACCTACTCAGAACCTTCACCCCTTCAGACCCCTTCACTCACTCCTCCACCCTCAAGCCCAGGCTGTACCTGCAATTCTTGAATCTCCTGGTACGTGCGGTCCAGCTCAGCTCGGGCAAAAGCTTTGTGCAGCTGGTACATGTGCACAGGGTCACGCACAGGGTGGGCTGTCAAGGCGTTGCGGAGACGAGGGTCCCCCTCCTGCACAGGCTCCCCAGGGCTCATCTCCAGGTAGCTGTAGTGCACTCcctggggagaggaagggaagcatCTATAACAGGAACAATGGCAGAACTGTCTTCCCGCTGATGGGTCACGGACATGGGACTCAGTTTTGTGGACTTTAAGTCTATTTGGCCAGTTGATGTTGTGCGACCCTGGTCAAGTCTCTGTGAGTGCCTCTGTGAAAGCTGTCTCAGAGGTGTCCACAGAGCTAAAGAAAATAACCAACACTGACGACATCCTACATGCAAGGATCTCTCACTTCTCCCTAATCCCCATACAGCCCTGCCTAATAATTGTTTCCATCACCATGAGGCTACTGCAGCTCAGATCTAGTAATTATCTAGGGGCActgggattttaaaaaaaaaaaaaaaagataggttaACATGGAAACTGTATCTCCACTACCCCACACCTCTCCTGGGAAGTATGCAAGCTCTGAGAGGCAACACCTAATGGGGAAGCTTGTCTTCCTACCTCATGGTCGCCGGTACAGCCCACGCCCGTGGCATCGAGGATGCAGCGACCCAACCACTCATCCGGGCGAGCGCTGACGATGTCGTTGCGGCAGCTCTCCAGGTGGGGGCGCAATTGCTGTAGTAGTGTGCGAGATAGTAACACTCCAAAGCCTCCATGGCAGTAGCGGCCTGGGGTAGTCTCCCCCCCGATGAAGTCCTGCGGTCGGCCAAGATAGAGATGGGTTGCCGAAGCCAGGCTGAGGTGGCCAGCTAGGCGTTCCAGTCCATGCGCTTCAGTGTAGGTGGCATCAGGCACTAGGAAAAACCAGTCAAAGTCATCGCCGTGTTGCTCCAGCAGGTGGCGCAGCGCCAGGTGCAGGTGTCCGATGGGCCGCTCTTCGCCCAGTGTCACCACGGCCATGCCTGACGGTGTCCGGCGGCCCCGAGCACCGGTCAGGAACACTACATGCTCCAATCGGTGTCCCAGAGTTCGGTTCACAGCCACGCCCAGCGTAGGCAACGTGGCTTGTGAGGTCAGCACTGCCACCAGTAGCCTCTGCCTGATGCCCAGCTCCGTGCTGATATACCGAGTTCTGGGAAAAGACAGTTATGAACAAGATAGCACAACAGGCTTCGTTTGTGATCTCTTCTCTGGGCCTGTTTTGCACCCAGGAACAGGATAAAGAATAACATCTCTCCCACGAGGCATGAGAATTTAAGTGAAATATCGGCCTTTGCATTTAGGAGATAGCAATTCCCATGCAGGTGAGAGATACATCAGATCCAACTCCAGATTTCACCACCTAGTAGTTGTGTCCCTGAACATATCACTTAGTGTGAGCCGTCGGTGAAATGGGCCTGATTGTATTTACACtgtaaaatgcttgccacacGGCGCATCCACTTCCTGCTATATGAAAATGCTGTCAACCCCCCCGCCAAGTATGCCCTATAAATGATGTGTGGGAATATACGGCAAAGCGGTGTAGAGACCCTATTTCGGAGAGGGGCAACTAAGACAGTAACTCACCTTCCTAAGGTAGAAGGTAAGTTGTACAACTGGAATTCACTGTTACTTAGAAGCAATTACTTCAATTCGTGGGCAGAGACATCAATGTGATGAGAACattcctccctctcccatctcATCCCAAGGTGGCCCTTGCAACCCATCTAGGAATGAAATACAGGTAAATTCCAgttccctcctttttccttccccctctttGTACACTCATCCTCCTGAACACTAATTTCTTTAGTCCTAAACAGACCAGCTAGGGGTTAAGAGGGTATTTGGGGAACTACTGGGTGGAGCCGGTttagctcagctcagctcaggatTGGATCCAGAAAAAGCTTCAAACTGGCCCTCTGTCTCCCTGGAAAGCAGGATCATAGGAAGTAATCGAGGCCCGAGGACTTCCTGGCTGGCCGGCCCCTTCCTTCCGGAGCCTGACCCGGCCTCTGGCGGCCTCCCTAGCGCGCGCGTCTAGGCTGGTACCCGGGGGGTAGGGTGGATGGAGCGGATGAGTACCTGACGGCCTTCTTGGCGGCCTGGCCGGGCTGTGCGGGATGATAGGGCAGGACACGAGGCTCCCAGCTCTCGCCGCCGGCCCCGGGCCTCTCGCGCTCTGCTCCGGGCTGCACCGAGTTGGGCCGGCGCGCCGCGTTCGTGTTGCCGCGCGGCGGCAGCTCAGAGTCTCCGGGTTGGGGCGGCCCGGGGCCGCAAGGCTCCTCCACCCAGGTGATGCTGAGCAGGCTCAGGGTGAAGCCCAGAGAGATGCCCACGGCCACGGGCCCCGCGGGCCGCAGCACGGACAGCAGCAGCGACGCCCGCATGGCGTCCCGACAGCGGGCCCCCGGCCCCCCGCGCAGCCCGAGCAGGCTCCGAGGGGGCGGGACCGGGGAGGGGGCGGATCCGTACGGCCCGGGCCCAGCAAGGCGGGCCGGCTCCCTCCCCGCCGAGCGGAGCCCGCAGCGCAAGCCGGAACCCCCGCGCGGGTCCGCTCTCCTTCCAGCCCGGCCTCCTTAGGCAGCTGCTGTCCGACGTGTCACTGCGAGGGTCCCGCCCCCGAGGTGGGGTCTCAGCCGTCAGCTAccggagagggaggagggggaggaggttaAAGGGGAAGGACCCCCGGAAGTGCCCCCTCCTCAGCGCCGGAGTGGCAGACGCCGGGGGGGGCGGAGTCCCCTGC
Above is a window of Meriones unguiculatus strain TT.TT164.6M chromosome 15, Bangor_MerUng_6.1, whole genome shotgun sequence DNA encoding:
- the Chpf gene encoding chondroitin sulfate synthase 2 isoform X1; protein product: MRASLLLSVLRPAGPVAVGISLGFTLSLLSITWVEEPCGPGPPQPGDSELPPRGNTNAARRPNSVQPGAERERPGAGGESWEPRVLPYHPAQPGQAAKKAVRTRYISTELGIRQRLLVAVLTSQATLPTLGVAVNRTLGHRLEHVVFLTGARGRRTPSGMAVVTLGEERPIGHLHLALRHLLEQHGDDFDWFFLVPDATYTEAHGLERLAGHLSLASATHLYLGRPQDFIGGETTPGRYCHGGFGVLLSRTLLQQLRPHLESCRNDIVSARPDEWLGRCILDATGVGCTGDHEGVHYSYLEMSPGEPVQEGDPRLRNALTAHPVRDPVHMYQLHKAFARAELDRTYQEIQELQWEIQNTSRLAADGERASAWPVGIPAPSRPASRFEVLRWDYFTEQHAFSCADGSPRCPLRGADQADVADVLGTALEELNRRYQPALRLQKQQLVNGYRRFDPARGMEYTLDLQLEALTPQGGRRPITRRVQLLRPLSRVEILPVPYVTEASRLTVLLPLAATERDLAPSFLEAFATSVLEPGDAAALTLLLLYEPRQAQRAAHADVFAPVKAHVAELERRFPGARVPWLSVQTAAPSPLRLMDLLSKKHPLDTLFLLAGPDTVLTPDFLNRCRMHAISGWQAFFPMHFQAFHPAVAPPQGPGPPELGRDTGHFDRQAASEACFYNSDYVAARGRLVAASEQEEELLESMDVYELFLRFSSLHVLRAVEPALLQYYRAQPCSARLSEDLYHRCRQSVLEGLGSRTQLAMLLFEQEQGNST
- the Chpf gene encoding chondroitin sulfate synthase 2 isoform X2, producing MAVVTLGEERPIGHLHLALRHLLEQHGDDFDWFFLVPDATYTEAHGLERLAGHLSLASATHLYLGRPQDFIGGETTPGRYCHGGFGVLLSRTLLQQLRPHLESCRNDIVSARPDEWLGRCILDATGVGCTGDHEGVHYSYLEMSPGEPVQEGDPRLRNALTAHPVRDPVHMYQLHKAFARAELDRTYQEIQELQWEIQNTSRLAADGERASAWPVGIPAPSRPASRFEVLRWDYFTEQHAFSCADGSPRCPLRGADQADVADVLGTALEELNRRYQPALRLQKQQLVNGYRRFDPARGMEYTLDLQLEALTPQGGRRPITRRVQLLRPLSRVEILPVPYVTEASRLTVLLPLAATERDLAPSFLEAFATSVLEPGDAAALTLLLLYEPRQAQRAAHADVFAPVKAHVAELERRFPGARVPWLSVQTAAPSPLRLMDLLSKKHPLDTLFLLAGPDTVLTPDFLNRCRMHAISGWQAFFPMHFQAFHPAVAPPQGPGPPELGRDTGHFDRQAASEACFYNSDYVAARGRLVAASEQEEELLESMDVYELFLRFSSLHVLRAVEPALLQYYRAQPCSARLSEDLYHRCRQSVLEGLGSRTQLAMLLFEQEQGNST